AATGACGGTCTGTGTTGTTCTCGCCAGCCTGATTCCGATTCTGTGTGAAACAGGTGTTGGCTCCGATGTAATGAAACCGATTGCCGCTCCTATCGTGGGCGGCATGATCACCTCAACGATTCACGTCCTGATTCTGGTCCCGGTCTTCTTCGCCCTGATCAAACAGCGTGCGCTTCGCGCCGGGACTCTGACTATCAAGACAGGTACGGAATAGAACTGCCGCTTCGGCGCTTGGACTCAAAATGAGCCACATGACGCAGCGCGATCACCCGCAGATGACCGAGCCACACACGGGTCACAACATGTCCGACATTCACGCGAGCCACGACCGTCACGCCGGACACTCGGTTGCCATGTTTCGCGATAAATTTTGGCTGAGTTTCGCTCTCACCATCCCTGTCGTGTTTTGGTCAACCGATGTTCAACACTGGCTTGGTTACTCGGCACCTACCTTCCCTGGCTCAAAATTAATTCCGCCTATCCTTGGAACCGCCGTCTTCGTTTATGGCGGCTTCGTTTTCATCCGCGGAGCATGGGGCGAACTCACCGATTACAAGCCGGGCATGATGACTCTCATCAGCCTGGGGATCATAGCCGCATTTGGAACATCGCTCGCTGCGACATTCGGCCTATTTGAGCTTGACGTTTGGTGGGAACTCACATCACTGATTACGGTCATGCTCCTCGGCCACTGGCTGGAAATGCGAGCCATTTCCCAGGCGCGCGGCGCACTCAATGCGCTCTCCGCCCTTCTTCCCGATACCGCTGAACGCGTAAAGGGCGGAGAGACTGAATCGGTTCCGCTCTCTGCGTTGAGCGTTGGCGACATCGTTCTGGTGCGGCCCGGAGCCCGTGTTCCAGCAGATGGCACGGTCGTTGAGGGCGCGGCCGATGTTGACGAGTCCATGATTAGCGGTGAGTCTAAAACGGTACCGAAGGGAGCAGGAGCTAAAGTCATTGCGGGAACAGTTGCCAGTCGAGGAAGTCTTCGCGTCCGCGTCACCGCAGTCGGCGACCAAACTGCTCTCTCTGGAATCATGCGGCTCGTCGCCGCCGCCGAGGCTTCTGGCTCTCGCACGCAAGCTCTTGCCGACCGTGCCGCCGCGATCCTTTTCTACGTGGCGGTCGCCGCTGGAGCGATCACTTTCATCTACTGGTCGATCTCAGGCGACAAAGAACACGCCCTCATTCGAACTGCAACGGTCCTCATCATCGCCTGCCCCCATGCCCTAGGATTGGCGATTCCGCTCGTAATCGCTATTTCGACATCGCTAGGCGCTCAAAACGGGCTCCTTGTGAAGGACAGACTCGCACTCGAGCGCGCGCGCGATTTGGACATAGTCATCTTCGATAAGACCGGAACGCTGACACGCGGTTCTCCAGCGGTTTCAGACGTAATCGCGGCACCTGGCATTGCCGCAGACGATTTGATGGCACTTACTGCCGCTGTGGAGTCCACCTCCGAACATCCGCTTGCTAAGGCAATCGTCGCCGAAGCCAAGCGCCGAAACGTGGAGCGCTTATCAGCCACGAATTTCGAGGCCCTGCCCGGTCGCGGAGCGAAGGCATTCGTGGAAGGCAGGAGTGTCGAAATCGGGGGAACCCGGTTGTTGACTGAAGCCAGGGCGATCACGCCGCCAGACGTTGAAAAACTGACAACCACATGGGCATCCGATGGGAAGACGGTTCTCTACACGGTTGCTGCTGGCCGACTGCTCGGAGCTTTCGCCGTTGAAGATGAGATTCGGCCCGAATCGTCGGAAGCCGTCAGCGAACTTCATCGACTAGGTATCCGGGTCGCCATGATCACCGGAGATTCGAAGATGGTTGCCAATTCGGTCGCCCGGCGGATCGGAATCGATGAGGTCGCAGCGGAGGTTCTACCCGCTGACAAGGCCTCGGCAGTAGAGCGTTTTCAGGCCGGCGGCAAGAAGGTCGCCATGGTAGGCGACGGCGTGAACGACGCACCGGCGCTGGCGACCGCAGATGTAGGAATCGCAATAGGTGCAGGAACCGATGTGGCAATTGAGTCCGCCGGAATTGTGCTCGTGCGGAGTGATCCTCGCGACGTTGTCGGAGCCATCCAATTATCTCGGGCTACTTACAGAAAAATGATCCAAAATCTCGTTTGGGCAATCGCTTATAACATAGTCGCTATCCCCGTCGCCGCAGGCCTCTTCGTCCGATGGCGTTTGGAAATCCCCATGAGTGTCGGTGCGGTTGCGATGAACCTGTCTACCATCATCGTAGCCGTCAACGCTCAACTACTTCGCAGATTGAAATTGCAGCGCGAAGTAGGACTGAACAATTAGGCCTTCTTCGTGCCGGGTTTCATGCGCCGATATCCGGGGTGAACGCCGGGAGCAAGTCCCTGCTCGGTCGCGATCTTCTGAAGAAGTTCGCCGAGCTGTTCACGTTCGGCAGCGGTCAACGAGGCGGATAACGATTCTATGTGCTCGCGACCGATGCGGCCTATCTCGCTGAGCATGCCCTCGCCCTTCTCGGTCAGATGCAGCGCATACTGCCGGCGATCATCGGCATTTGGTCGGCGTTCGACCAGCCGTCGGTCCTCGAGCGCGTCGAGTATCGCCACCAAACGACTGGGATGGATGCCGAGTCTCGTCGACAGATCCTGCTGACTGAGCCCGCTGGAGGTCCCCAGCATGCGGAGGATCCCGGCGTCAGGCGGTGTGAGATTGAGTTGGGCGATTCGTTCGCCGAATCGCATAGCTGCATGGGCACCTACTTGGGCCAGGAGGAAGGCCAATGGGGCTTTTGTTCTTTGCACAACGTATAGTTGCATTTTTAAATCGTTTATGATATAAACTATTATATTATGAAACCAACTCCTGCAACACGATTTGCCGGGCCTGCGCTCTTGCCCCTGGCCATTGTTTACACTTTGCTGTTCGTCGCCAATATCGCCTCTGCGGTCCTGCTGCGCCACGGCCCCTCGTTCGTTACCCCCTTCGGCGATGCCGAGGCCGCACGTGCCTTCTTTGCCGCGAGCCCATTCGCAGTCAAACTGAGCGCGTTTTTCTTCTTCGGCTCCGCAGTGCCACTTGCCATCTACACCGCCACAGTTGTTAGCCGACTGCGTTATCTCGGCGTGCGTGCCGCGGGCACCAACATCGCGCTCTTCGGCGGCTTCGCCGCGTCGGGAACGATCGCAATCTCTGGCGTGTGTACGTGGGTGCTTTCGGTGCCCGAAGTGTCGGCATCGCTCGTGGCTACGCGTGTTCTGTACTTCCTATCGTTCTTGTTCGGTGGTGCTGGTTTTGCGGTGGCCTTCGGGCTTCT
This genomic stretch from Candidatus Binataceae bacterium harbors:
- a CDS encoding efflux RND transporter permease subunit, translating into MTVCVVLASLIPILCETGVGSDVMKPIAAPIVGGMITSTIHVLILVPVFFALIKQRALRAGTLTIKTGTE
- a CDS encoding heavy metal translocating P-type ATPase — its product is MFRDKFWLSFALTIPVVFWSTDVQHWLGYSAPTFPGSKLIPPILGTAVFVYGGFVFIRGAWGELTDYKPGMMTLISLGIIAAFGTSLAATFGLFELDVWWELTSLITVMLLGHWLEMRAISQARGALNALSALLPDTAERVKGGETESVPLSALSVGDIVLVRPGARVPADGTVVEGAADVDESMISGESKTVPKGAGAKVIAGTVASRGSLRVRVTAVGDQTALSGIMRLVAAAEASGSRTQALADRAAAILFYVAVAAGAITFIYWSISGDKEHALIRTATVLIIACPHALGLAIPLVIAISTSLGAQNGLLVKDRLALERARDLDIVIFDKTGTLTRGSPAVSDVIAAPGIAADDLMALTAAVESTSEHPLAKAIVAEAKRRNVERLSATNFEALPGRGAKAFVEGRSVEIGGTRLLTEARAITPPDVEKLTTTWASDGKTVLYTVAAGRLLGAFAVEDEIRPESSEAVSELHRLGIRVAMITGDSKMVANSVARRIGIDEVAAEVLPADKASAVERFQAGGKKVAMVGDGVNDAPALATADVGIAIGAGTDVAIESAGIVLVRSDPRDVVGAIQLSRATYRKMIQNLVWAIAYNIVAIPVAAGLFVRWRLEIPMSVGAVAMNLSTIIVAVNAQLLRRLKLQREVGLNN
- a CDS encoding MarR family transcriptional regulator, whose protein sequence is MRFGERIAQLNLTPPDAGILRMLGTSSGLSQQDLSTRLGIHPSRLVAILDALEDRRLVERRPNADDRRQYALHLTEKGEGMLSEIGRIGREHIESLSASLTAAEREQLGELLQKIATEQGLAPGVHPGYRRMKPGTKKA